One Ignavibacterium album JCM 16511 genomic region harbors:
- a CDS encoding electron transfer flavoprotein subunit beta/FixA family protein yields the protein MKIAVCVSQVPDTATRIKIGSDHKSIDPTGVTLIINPYDEFAIEEALKTKEKVGGDSLVYVISVGDDSVKETLRKALAMGADEAILLKSSGNKDSLAIAKALSDEIKSLGCELVFCGKQSVDFDSGITGQLVAEMLGYNCVSVVVDFKLDGNKIIAEREIEGGREVVETELPAVVTAQKGLNEPRYASLKGIMAAKKKTIAEKPAFDSEVFTEILDMHLPPSKQPGRILGTDKSAVPELVRLLREEAKVI from the coding sequence ATGAAGATAGCAGTATGTGTCAGTCAGGTTCCGGACACTGCTACAAGGATAAAAATTGGTTCTGACCACAAATCAATTGATCCAACCGGTGTGACTTTAATAATTAATCCATATGATGAATTTGCGATAGAAGAAGCTCTTAAGACCAAAGAAAAAGTTGGTGGGGATTCATTAGTCTATGTTATTTCTGTAGGAGATGATTCTGTAAAAGAAACTCTTCGCAAAGCTCTGGCGATGGGTGCTGATGAAGCAATATTACTAAAAAGTTCTGGTAACAAAGACTCATTAGCAATTGCAAAAGCTTTGTCAGACGAAATAAAATCCCTTGGTTGTGAGTTGGTATTCTGCGGTAAACAATCCGTTGATTTCGATAGTGGAATTACAGGACAACTTGTTGCTGAGATGCTTGGTTATAATTGCGTTTCAGTAGTTGTTGATTTTAAACTCGATGGCAATAAAATAATTGCAGAAAGAGAAATTGAAGGTGGTCGTGAAGTTGTTGAAACTGAGTTACCTGCAGTAGTAACAGCACAAAAAGGATTGAATGAACCAAGATATGCTTCACTTAAAGGGATAATGGCTGCAAAGAAAAAAACTATAGCAGAGAAACCTGCATTTGATTCTGAAGTATTTACAGAAATACTTGATATGCATCTACCACCATCAAAACAACCGGGAAGAATTCTTGGAACAGATAAATCAGCTGTTCCCGAATTAGTCAGATTATTAAGAGAAGAAGCAAAAGTAATATAG
- a CDS encoding electron transfer flavoprotein subunit alpha/FixB family protein: protein MAEKILAVLEQREGNLKRVSFEAASVAVSLASQLGFEAEAVVVGSEINNLNELSKYGISKLTHLKNELLENYSPSAYSEMIALFANESGAKILIFPNTAMGVDLAPRVSVKLNAGIAMDCMKLEVKDNDIIATRPVYAGKSLIDVKLKSGVKIFTIRPNVFRPQPVDSATVQVEIKQVENPNLKTKVTAFKKSEGKIDVAEADIIVSGGRGMKGPENFHLIEELAEVLGAAVGASRAVVDAGWRPHREQVGQTGKTVSPSLYIACGISGAIQHLAGMSSSKYIVAINKDKDAPIFNVADYGIAGDVFEILPALTEEIKKLKS, encoded by the coding sequence ATGGCAGAAAAAATTTTAGCAGTACTCGAACAAAGAGAAGGAAATCTTAAAAGAGTATCATTTGAAGCAGCTTCAGTAGCTGTCAGTCTTGCTTCACAACTTGGTTTTGAAGCTGAAGCTGTTGTAGTTGGTAGTGAAATAAATAATTTAAATGAGTTATCCAAATATGGAATTAGTAAACTAACTCACCTTAAAAATGAACTTCTTGAGAATTACTCTCCATCTGCTTATTCTGAGATGATAGCATTATTCGCAAATGAATCCGGAGCGAAAATTTTAATATTCCCAAATACTGCAATGGGAGTTGATCTTGCACCGCGAGTTTCAGTGAAACTTAATGCAGGAATAGCGATGGATTGCATGAAACTTGAAGTAAAAGACAATGATATAATTGCAACCAGACCTGTTTATGCAGGTAAATCTTTGATTGATGTTAAACTGAAAAGTGGTGTAAAGATTTTCACAATCAGACCAAATGTTTTCAGGCCTCAGCCCGTTGATTCAGCAACAGTTCAGGTAGAAATAAAACAAGTTGAGAATCCTAATCTTAAAACAAAAGTTACCGCTTTCAAAAAATCTGAAGGTAAGATTGATGTTGCCGAAGCTGATATAATTGTTTCAGGCGGAAGAGGAATGAAAGGACCTGAAAACTTTCATCTCATTGAAGAATTAGCTGAAGTTCTTGGAGCCGCTGTAGGAGCTTCGAGAGCAGTTGTTGACGCTGGCTGGAGACCACATCGTGAACAGGTTGGACAAACAGGTAAAACTGTTTCTCCTTCGCTTTATATTGCTTGTGGAATTTCAGGCGCAATTCAACATTTAGCCGGAATGTCTTCTTCAAAATACATCGTAGCAATTAATAAAGATAAAGATGCACCTATTTTTAATGTAGCTGACTATGGAATTGCAGGTGATGTTTTTGAAATCCTTCCTGCACTAACTGAAGAAATTAAAAAATTAAAATCATAG
- a CDS encoding bifunctional nuclease family protein, with protein sequence MDKVQCEIVGLSSSPATGGAYAILLKEIDGNRRLPIIIGQFEAQAIALEMEGIKPPRPLTHDLLKSIIDNLGGTVVEIIINELRENTFYAKIVLDISGLTNEIDARPSDAMALAVRTDAPIYVAEAVMEAASFIPTEETEQEITDSFEEEKRPGENLPKSKEAQIAALQEKLREALEKEEYERAAKLRDDIKKLTQSN encoded by the coding sequence TTGGATAAAGTTCAGTGTGAAATAGTTGGTCTGTCGTCAAGTCCAGCAACTGGTGGAGCCTATGCCATCTTATTAAAAGAGATTGACGGCAATCGTCGTCTTCCGATTATAATCGGACAATTTGAAGCTCAGGCAATCGCTTTGGAAATGGAAGGCATTAAACCACCGCGACCATTAACACATGACTTACTGAAAAGTATAATTGATAATCTCGGCGGAACTGTTGTTGAAATTATTATTAATGAATTGAGAGAAAATACTTTCTATGCAAAGATTGTTCTCGATATAAGTGGATTGACAAATGAAATTGATGCCAGACCAAGCGATGCAATGGCTTTAGCAGTAAGAACCGATGCTCCGATTTATGTTGCTGAAGCTGTTATGGAAGCAGCTTCATTTATTCCAACTGAAGAGACTGAACAGGAAATAACCGATAGCTTTGAAGAAGAAAAAAGACCTGGTGAGAATTTACCCAAATCTAAAGAGGCACAAATTGCAGCTCTCCAGGAAAAGTTAAGAGAAGCACTTGAGAAAGAAGAATATGAGCGAGCTGCCAAATTAAGAGATGATATTAAAAAGTTAACTCAAAGTAATTAA
- a CDS encoding DUF2851 family protein: MKKYSRVPEQLIYKIWEEKQFTEVLKTSDGTEIEVIDPGSRNNDKAGPDFHNARIRIGNITFTGDVEIDTFHSDWRSHGHHLNQRYNKTILHITIADNQSSGYVTTQSGRHVPTLNLSKYLSQPLRQTILTEISKIGEDEIKMPCSEVADEAPIELKLKFIKELGLLRYRKKCDRFLARLKELIVLHEVMISEPKINHDFHKEIEERTFSSSDFENAEIWQQLLYEEIFEALGYSKNKDAMMKLSHAVDINFFRKMPKENFVAQAESALFFISGLVPEPNRLEDEETSEYIRNLYENWEQIKSGYDGVYFNKSHWHFFKLRPQNFPTVRIAAGARLLDRILNKNLFSRIIGAVSSIENNYKLISKLRDLLIVKGEGYWSKHFNFNKGVRTDIKYFIGLGRADETIVNIILPILTVYFEIFNKRKIAERILALYIYFSQKESNHLVDEVSEVLDITDKKLRSVYYQGMIELFRNYCIKQQCLECEIGKKVFAS, encoded by the coding sequence GTGAAAAAATATTCCCGAGTTCCCGAACAACTTATTTATAAGATTTGGGAGGAAAAACAGTTTACTGAAGTTCTGAAAACTTCAGACGGGACTGAAATAGAAGTTATTGATCCCGGTTCAAGAAATAACGATAAAGCAGGACCGGACTTCCACAATGCGAGAATAAGAATTGGTAATATAACTTTCACTGGCGATGTTGAAATAGATACTTTCCATTCTGATTGGCGTTCACACGGTCATCATTTAAATCAGAGATACAATAAAACAATTCTGCACATCACAATTGCTGATAATCAATCTTCCGGATATGTTACAACTCAGAGCGGAAGACATGTTCCGACACTAAACTTAAGTAAATACTTATCTCAACCACTTCGTCAAACAATATTAACGGAAATTTCTAAAATTGGCGAAGATGAAATAAAGATGCCTTGCAGTGAGGTTGCTGATGAAGCTCCAATCGAACTCAAATTAAAATTCATCAAAGAACTTGGATTATTACGCTATAGAAAAAAATGTGATAGATTCCTTGCACGTTTGAAAGAGTTAATAGTTTTACACGAAGTAATGATAAGCGAACCCAAAATAAATCATGATTTTCACAAAGAAATTGAAGAACGAACTTTTTCCTCATCAGATTTTGAAAATGCGGAAATCTGGCAGCAACTTCTTTATGAAGAAATATTTGAAGCATTGGGATATTCTAAAAATAAAGATGCTATGATGAAGTTAAGTCATGCTGTTGACATTAACTTCTTCAGAAAAATGCCAAAAGAAAATTTTGTTGCCCAAGCAGAAAGTGCTTTGTTTTTTATAAGTGGCTTAGTGCCAGAACCTAACAGACTTGAAGATGAAGAAACTTCTGAATACATAAGAAATCTTTACGAAAACTGGGAGCAGATAAAATCTGGTTATGATGGTGTTTATTTCAACAAATCTCACTGGCACTTCTTCAAACTAAGACCACAAAATTTTCCAACTGTCCGGATTGCTGCAGGAGCGAGGCTATTAGACAGAATTCTTAATAAAAATTTATTCAGTCGGATTATCGGTGCTGTGTCAAGCATTGAGAACAATTATAAACTGATTTCGAAACTTCGGGACCTACTTATAGTTAAAGGAGAAGGTTACTGGTCAAAGCATTTCAATTTTAATAAAGGAGTAAGAACTGATATTAAATATTTTATTGGATTGGGCAGAGCAGATGAAACAATTGTAAATATTATTTTACCAATCCTCACAGTTTATTTTGAAATATTCAATAAAAGAAAAATTGCCGAGCGTATTCTTGCTTTATACATTTACTTCAGTCAAAAGGAAAGTAATCATTTGGTAGATGAAGTGAGTGAAGTTTTAGATATAACCGATAAAAAATTAAGAAGCGTATATTATCAGGGGATGATTGAACTTTTCAGAAATTATTGTATAAAACAACAATGTCTAGAATGTGAAATTGGAAAGAAGGTTTTTGCGAGCTGA
- the pyrF gene encoding orotidine-5'-phosphate decarboxylase, with the protein MKALDKLLLKNDELKFVCVGLDSDLNKIPKYLLSETEPILEFNRNIVEATKEFAAAYKINFAFYEALGQKGFEIIEKTLEFIPDDILTIADAKRGDIENTSEMYAKSVFEHFGFDAITLHPYMGKDSLQPFLNYKDKLNFILALTSNPGYIDFEKQILKDGTFLYQKVISSVAQWNQYKNCGIVFGATNLDELQLNINLFSDLSILLPGVGAQGGSFEDVIKIFHQHKRKNFIVNVSRAMIYLSSDKDFSQLAEKEIQKLNDIAKTIFIK; encoded by the coding sequence ATGAAAGCTTTAGATAAGTTATTGCTCAAAAATGATGAATTAAAATTTGTTTGTGTTGGATTAGATTCAGACCTAAATAAAATTCCGAAATATTTACTTTCTGAAACAGAACCAATTTTAGAATTCAACAGGAATATTGTAGAAGCCACAAAAGAATTTGCAGCTGCTTATAAAATTAATTTTGCTTTTTATGAAGCACTCGGGCAAAAAGGATTTGAGATTATTGAAAAGACCTTGGAATTTATTCCAGATGATATTTTAACAATTGCTGATGCTAAGCGCGGCGATATTGAAAACACTTCTGAAATGTATGCGAAGTCTGTGTTTGAGCACTTTGGATTTGATGCTATTACGCTTCATCCATATATGGGAAAGGATTCACTTCAACCTTTCCTCAATTATAAAGATAAATTAAATTTTATTCTTGCCTTAACTTCTAATCCGGGCTATATTGATTTTGAAAAACAAATTCTTAAAGATGGAACATTTCTTTATCAGAAAGTAATCAGCTCGGTTGCTCAATGGAATCAATATAAAAACTGCGGGATTGTTTTCGGTGCAACTAACCTGGATGAACTTCAGTTAAATATCAATTTATTCTCGGATTTAAGTATTCTTCTTCCTGGTGTGGGTGCGCAGGGAGGAAGTTTCGAAGATGTAATAAAAATTTTTCATCAGCATAAAAGAAAAAATTTTATTGTTAATGTAAGCAGAGCTATGATTTATTTATCTTCCGATAAAGATTTCAGTCAGCTTGCTGAAAAAGAAATTCAAAAATTAAATGATATAGCCAAAACAATTTTTATAAAATAA
- the rodA gene encoding rod shape-determining protein RodA, whose product MRIDYKISDKFDFKIFIPVLILNIIGLAAIYSATLNNPQAAGNFEKQLLFTALGYIGFFITYALPTNTIKFISIPTYLISLFFLIVVLVIGKKVSGAKSWLGLGSFGFQPSEFAKIGTILLLANFLTRLNNNIDSFKDILISLAIGFVPIGLILLEPDMGTSIIFFSFILIVLFWKGISLLGLFVVLSPGFVAVASLFGSVPFIFSLVIVLVVLFFFKRDLFFNGSVFAINLAAGFFTDNLYNALSPHQQARIKSFIDPMSDPLGSGYNSIQAMVAIGSGGIFGKGYLQGNQTQLQYIPEQWTDFIYCAIGEEFGFVGAILVLSLFLIIFLRLLNIASSTKDEFLSLVITGIFGVYFTHFLINVGMVIGILPIIGVPLPFVSYGGSSFLLNMFMLGIVLNIYRTRKNYA is encoded by the coding sequence TTGAGGATTGATTATAAAATATCTGATAAGTTTGACTTTAAAATTTTTATTCCCGTATTGATTCTTAATATCATTGGACTTGCTGCAATTTATAGTGCTACATTAAACAATCCTCAAGCAGCAGGAAATTTTGAAAAGCAATTATTATTTACTGCTCTCGGTTATATTGGATTTTTTATTACATATGCATTACCTACTAACACAATAAAATTTATTTCAATCCCCACATATCTTATCTCACTGTTTTTCTTAATTGTTGTGCTTGTTATCGGGAAAAAAGTTTCAGGTGCAAAAAGCTGGCTTGGACTTGGTTCATTTGGATTCCAACCATCCGAATTTGCTAAAATCGGAACTATACTTTTGCTTGCAAATTTTCTGACCAGATTAAATAATAATATCGATTCCTTCAAAGATATTCTTATATCATTGGCAATTGGATTTGTTCCAATTGGTTTGATTTTGCTTGAACCTGATATGGGAACATCAATTATATTTTTCTCATTCATCTTAATCGTTCTTTTCTGGAAGGGCATAAGTTTACTTGGTTTGTTTGTTGTTCTTTCGCCTGGCTTTGTGGCAGTTGCATCTTTATTTGGTTCCGTTCCATTTATCTTTTCACTTGTAATTGTACTTGTGGTTTTATTTTTCTTTAAAAGAGATTTATTCTTTAATGGCTCAGTGTTCGCGATAAATCTTGCAGCAGGATTTTTCACGGATAATTTATATAATGCTTTAAGTCCACATCAGCAGGCAAGAATAAAATCCTTTATTGATCCGATGAGTGATCCGTTAGGTTCCGGTTATAATTCGATTCAGGCAATGGTTGCAATAGGAAGTGGCGGAATTTTCGGTAAAGGTTATTTGCAGGGAAATCAAACTCAGCTGCAATATATTCCTGAGCAATGGACTGATTTTATTTACTGTGCAATTGGTGAAGAGTTTGGATTCGTCGGGGCTATTCTTGTACTTTCACTGTTCTTAATAATATTTCTCAGATTACTTAATATTGCTTCATCAACCAAAGATGAATTTTTAAGTTTGGTTATAACAGGAATATTTGGTGTTTACTTTACACATTTTCTCATCAATGTTGGAATGGTTATCGGAATTCTTCCAATTATCGGAGTGCCATTACCATTTGTAAGTTACGGAGGCAGTTCATTCCTATTGAATATGTTTATGCTTGGAATAGTTTTGAATATTTATCGTACAAGAAAAAATTATGCTTAA
- the mrdA gene encoding penicillin-binding protein 2: MNAVNFASVNRKTILYSIIILIFAVFSVRLFQMQIINHEAYDEKSAGNSIKPIEQIPLRGVFYDRNMNVLVDNIPAYTLRITPADYDTSLNKVLDKVLGVNSGYVASILKRNQIYSKYIPIRIRRGIDFSVVSWLEENSEFLPGVDYIVEMQRGYPYGVMGSHLFGYTKEISSQQLEKEKDYYRPGDYVGHNGIEKQYEKDLRGEKGFHYVLVDSRRREIGRYKDGQKDKESIKGRDLILSIDGDVQKVAEEELRGKRGAVVAIEPSTGEILALVSAPEYDLNQFSYITSKDFLQELYSDPDKPLFNRATMSLKPPGSTFKVLAAIAALDLGVIDINTSIYCGGGFTFGRFFKCHGSHGAVNVVHAIEKSCNTFFYNLIYKIGLEKWKEYATKFGFNKKTGIDIGEEAAGFIPDESYYKKLYGENWPRSIMASLGIGQGEVSVTPLQLAKYVALIANDGKSFPPHVVKGYLDNKTGEVVPFRFDQIDLKIKKEVFDIVKQGMFLVVQGSGTATHLRNPDYHISGKTGTAQNPHGKDHAFFIGFAPSENPKIAVAVVVENVGFGGTHAAPIAKKMMDAYLLKDKLKNQKQKVEQPEIAGAQIED; encoded by the coding sequence ATGAACGCAGTAAACTTTGCATCAGTAAACAGAAAAACTATTTTATACAGTATCATCATTTTGATATTTGCTGTATTCTCTGTGCGTTTATTTCAGATGCAAATAATTAATCACGAAGCTTATGATGAAAAATCCGCTGGCAATAGCATTAAACCCATTGAGCAGATTCCTTTGCGCGGTGTATTTTATGACAGGAATATGAATGTTCTTGTTGATAATATCCCTGCCTACACTCTTCGTATTACTCCTGCTGATTATGATACAAGTCTGAACAAAGTACTCGATAAAGTTCTTGGAGTAAATTCGGGATATGTTGCCAGTATACTGAAAAGAAATCAAATTTATTCCAAGTACATTCCAATCAGAATAAGAAGAGGAATTGATTTCAGTGTGGTTTCCTGGCTTGAGGAAAATTCAGAATTTCTTCCTGGTGTTGATTATATTGTTGAGATGCAAAGAGGTTATCCTTATGGTGTGATGGGTTCTCATCTCTTCGGATACACAAAAGAAATTTCTTCGCAGCAATTGGAAAAAGAAAAAGATTATTATCGTCCCGGTGATTATGTTGGACATAACGGAATCGAAAAACAATACGAAAAAGATTTGAGAGGTGAAAAAGGTTTTCATTATGTTTTGGTCGATTCAAGAAGAAGAGAAATTGGAAGATATAAAGACGGTCAGAAGGATAAAGAATCAATCAAAGGTCGGGATTTAATTCTATCTATTGATGGAGATGTTCAGAAAGTTGCCGAAGAAGAATTAAGAGGAAAAAGAGGCGCTGTAGTTGCAATCGAACCTTCAACAGGTGAAATTCTTGCTTTGGTCAGTGCTCCGGAATATGACTTAAATCAGTTTTCATACATTACTTCAAAAGACTTCTTGCAGGAACTTTATTCTGATCCGGATAAACCATTATTTAATAGAGCAACAATGTCATTAAAACCTCCCGGATCAACTTTCAAAGTGCTTGCAGCTATTGCCGCACTTGATTTGGGTGTGATTGATATAAATACATCAATTTATTGTGGTGGTGGATTTACTTTCGGAAGATTCTTCAAATGTCACGGTTCACATGGAGCTGTAAATGTTGTTCACGCAATCGAGAAATCCTGCAATACTTTTTTCTATAATCTGATTTATAAAATTGGTCTCGAAAAGTGGAAAGAGTATGCTACAAAATTCGGCTTCAATAAGAAAACAGGTATTGACATTGGTGAAGAAGCTGCTGGTTTTATTCCTGATGAGTCATATTATAAAAAACTATATGGTGAGAACTGGCCAAGAAGTATTATGGCAAGTTTGGGAATAGGACAAGGTGAAGTTAGTGTTACACCTTTGCAGTTAGCAAAATATGTTGCGTTGATTGCAAACGATGGTAAATCTTTTCCTCCGCATGTCGTAAAAGGTTATCTTGATAATAAAACCGGTGAAGTAGTTCCATTCCGGTTTGATCAGATAGATTTAAAAATTAAAAAAGAAGTTTTTGATATTGTTAAACAGGGAATGTTTTTAGTAGTTCAGGGATCCGGAACTGCAACACATTTAAGAAATCCGGACTATCACATATCAGGTAAAACCGGAACAGCACAAAATCCTCATGGAAAGGATCATGCATTTTTTATTGGTTTCGCTCCATCTGAAAATCCTAAAATTGCAGTTGCTGTTGTTGTTGAAAATGTTGGTTTTGGTGGTACTCATGCAGCACCTATTGCCAAAAAAATGATGGATGCTTATTTGTTAAAAGATAAATTGAAAAATCAGAAACAAAAGGTTGAACAACCTGAAATTGCAGGAGCACAAATTGAGGATTGA
- the mreD gene encoding rod shape-determining protein MreD encodes MKFNYIISILIFIPVLIIQTTVVPLISIGEVVPDLILILLVYYSITEGQIYGTVLGFIYGLFFDLVTGSLLGSSMIAKTVAGFVAGYFSSENKVDIYLMFFNFGLIVFLAALVDQIIYSFFSSFDISSNILMIFFQNAFLPAFYTALLSMIIIIFVPKRRNL; translated from the coding sequence ATGAAGTTTAACTATATAATATCAATACTAATTTTCATTCCTGTTTTAATAATTCAAACGACTGTTGTTCCGCTTATTTCAATTGGTGAAGTAGTTCCTGATTTAATTTTAATTTTGCTTGTTTATTATTCTATAACCGAAGGACAGATTTACGGAACAGTTTTAGGATTTATTTATGGATTATTCTTTGATTTAGTTACAGGCAGTTTACTTGGAAGTTCTATGATTGCCAAAACTGTAGCAGGTTTTGTTGCAGGATATTTCTCTTCAGAAAATAAAGTTGATATTTACTTGATGTTTTTCAATTTCGGACTAATTGTATTTTTAGCTGCACTGGTTGATCAGATTATTTATTCATTTTTCTCTTCTTTTGATATATCATCAAATATTTTAATGATATTCTTTCAGAATGCTTTTCTACCAGCTTTTTATACTGCATTATTAAGTATGATTATAATAATTTTCGTTCCGAAAAGAAGAAATTTATGA
- the mreC gene encoding rod shape-determining protein MreC yields MIRFLNSVWYNFKEYIILTVLVILSLFIISQNHSPAVQRVRAIAFGTFATVTSVVSDVVNIKSLKKENEQLRETNAKLMLQLSKLREAAIINEELKGLVALKDTSGYPLIPASVVSKSLSRVQGTITLNVGNIDSVKVGMPVITDKGLVGIIYSVSGNYSIARTLQNVDLKITVKDERTRENGLMKWNGENLVIVNVPKTFQIKKGDRIITSELSSLVPFPVPVGVAAGSNNIETGIFNEIKVIPFVDFAKVENVFVIKTVASKEIDSLELNFLKKYQ; encoded by the coding sequence ATGATAAGATTTCTAAATTCGGTTTGGTATAACTTCAAAGAATATATCATTCTAACAGTTCTTGTTATCTTAAGTTTATTCATTATCTCACAAAACCATTCTCCTGCAGTCCAAAGAGTCAGAGCGATCGCATTCGGAACATTTGCAACTGTTACATCAGTTGTTTCAGATGTTGTGAATATTAAAAGCTTAAAAAAAGAAAATGAACAGTTGCGTGAAACTAATGCAAAACTGATGCTTCAGTTAAGTAAACTAAGAGAAGCAGCAATAATAAATGAAGAGCTTAAAGGTTTAGTCGCTCTGAAAGATACATCAGGTTATCCTTTGATTCCAGCTAGTGTAGTATCAAAATCTTTATCCAGAGTACAGGGAACAATAACATTGAATGTCGGAAACATCGATTCAGTTAAAGTCGGAATGCCTGTAATAACAGATAAAGGATTAGTCGGAATTATTTATTCAGTTTCAGGTAACTATTCAATTGCAAGAACATTACAAAATGTTGATTTGAAAATTACTGTTAAAGATGAAAGAACAAGAGAAAATGGTTTAATGAAATGGAATGGAGAAAATCTTGTAATTGTTAATGTTCCCAAAACATTTCAGATAAAAAAAGGAGATCGTATAATAACCTCCGAACTAAGTTCGCTTGTACCTTTCCCGGTTCCTGTCGGAGTAGCTGCTGGTAGTAACAACATTGAAACAGGTATCTTTAATGAAATTAAAGTAATTCCTTTTGTTGATTTTGCTAAAGTTGAAAATGTTTTTGTGATAAAAACCGTAGCAAGTAAAGAAATTGATAGTCTCGAATTAAATTTTTTGAAAAAGTATCAATGA
- a CDS encoding rod shape-determining protein — translation MGIFDFFSNDIAIDLGTANTLIYVKGKGIVLNEPSIVAFDKNTKRIIALGNKAKEMQGREHKEIKVTRPMRDGVIADFEIAEGMIRAFIKKVRGSGAMGSRRVVVAVPSGVTEVEKRAVRDSAEHAGAKEVHLIAEPMAAAIGIGIDVEAPVGNMIIDIGGGTTEIAVIALSGIVNEESIRIAGDEMNYAIMQFFKKNHNILIGERTAEAIKCEVGSAVPLKEEITIQVKGRDLVGGVPKTTEVSSVEIREALNEAVVQIVDAVRQTLERTPPELSADILDRGVMLTGGGALLKGLDERIRMETNLPVHVAEDPLTAVARGAGKVIENMNQYSKVLIRNRRY, via the coding sequence ATGGGAATATTTGATTTTTTTTCAAATGATATAGCAATTGATTTAGGAACTGCCAATACTCTTATCTATGTAAAGGGTAAAGGAATTGTTTTAAACGAACCATCAATAGTTGCATTTGATAAAAACACAAAACGAATAATAGCACTTGGCAATAAAGCCAAAGAAATGCAGGGAAGAGAGCACAAAGAAATTAAAGTAACACGACCGATGCGTGATGGAGTAATTGCAGATTTTGAAATTGCTGAAGGAATGATAAGAGCATTTATCAAAAAGGTTCGCGGCTCTGGTGCAATGGGCAGCAGAAGAGTTGTTGTTGCTGTTCCGAGCGGTGTAACCGAAGTTGAAAAAAGAGCTGTAAGAGATTCAGCTGAGCATGCTGGTGCAAAAGAAGTTCATCTTATTGCCGAACCAATGGCTGCTGCTATAGGAATTGGAATAGATGTCGAAGCTCCAGTTGGAAATATGATTATTGATATTGGTGGTGGCACAACAGAGATTGCAGTTATTGCATTATCAGGAATTGTTAATGAAGAATCAATAAGAATTGCTGGTGATGAAATGAATTATGCAATTATGCAATTCTTCAAAAAAAATCATAACATATTAATTGGAGAAAGAACAGCAGAAGCCATTAAGTGCGAAGTTGGTTCTGCAGTCCCATTGAAAGAAGAGATAACTATACAAGTAAAAGGAAGAGATTTGGTTGGAGGTGTTCCGAAAACAACAGAAGTAAGCTCAGTAGAAATTCGTGAAGCACTTAACGAAGCAGTTGTTCAGATTGTTGATGCTGTAAGACAAACATTAGAAAGAACTCCACCTGAACTTTCTGCTGATATTCTCGACCGAGGTGTTATGCTCACAGGTGGTGGAGCATTATTAAAAGGACTTGATGAAAGAATCAGAATGGAAACTAATCTTCCTGTGCATGTTGCAGAAGATCCTCTTACGGCAGTTGCCCGAGGTGCAGGTAAAGTTATTGAAAATATGAATCAGTATTCGAAAGTTCTTATTCGTAACAGAAGATATTAA